One Mycobacteroides abscessus ATCC 19977 genomic window carries:
- a CDS encoding PaaI family thioesterase: protein MPTRTEIITQFVPNSPLCQHLGITLTEIGDDRAVLHMPFKSELATMGQTVHGGAIATLADTAAMAAAWADDVVPEKFGGATASLAVNYVCAANAADLTAVGQVVRRGKRLSNIEVTVCDSAGQVVAKALATYNFA from the coding sequence ATGCCCACTCGGACCGAAATCATCACGCAATTCGTCCCGAACTCTCCGTTATGTCAGCATCTGGGAATCACGCTGACCGAGATCGGTGACGATCGCGCGGTGTTGCACATGCCTTTCAAATCCGAGCTGGCGACGATGGGCCAGACCGTGCATGGCGGCGCCATCGCGACCCTCGCCGATACCGCCGCCATGGCAGCGGCATGGGCCGACGACGTGGTGCCCGAGAAGTTCGGTGGCGCAACGGCTTCGCTTGCCGTCAACTACGTTTGCGCGGCCAACGCCGCCGACCTTACCGCGGTGGGCCAGGTGGTCCGCCGCGGTAAGCGGCTATCGAACATCGAGGTCACGGTGTGCGATTCCGCGGGCCAAGTGGTCGCAAAGGCGCTGGCCACCTACAACTTCGCCTAG
- a CDS encoding LLM class flavin-dependent oxidoreductase has protein sequence MQFGLDTFADVPAGMTNPEAIRAVVEEGVRADQVGVDIFAIGEHHRAEFVGESPETMLAAIAARTERITLATAVTVLSTDDPVRVYQRFATLDGISNGRAELVLGRGSFTDSFPLFGYDLADYDELFNEKFDLMAKLLPGAPVTWSGTLRSALDNVEVYPKTAEGLRAWVGVGGSPESVVRSVRYRIPMILAIIGGNPMRFEPYVDLYRRAQRELGVTEPMPLGIHSPGHIAESDEEAIAQYWPGFRELRTTIGRERGWPAPRYEDYLAEVKAGSLYVGSPDTVAVKMAKTIRGLGADRFSLVYQAAQPGLGMQNVELYGTEVIPRVRELLAGDAVGAA, from the coding sequence GTGCAGTTTGGTTTGGACACCTTCGCCGACGTCCCCGCGGGCATGACCAACCCCGAAGCGATCCGTGCGGTCGTGGAGGAGGGGGTGCGAGCCGACCAGGTAGGTGTCGATATCTTCGCGATCGGCGAGCACCACCGCGCCGAGTTCGTGGGGGAGTCGCCCGAGACGATGCTGGCCGCCATCGCGGCTCGTACCGAGCGGATCACCCTCGCGACCGCCGTGACCGTGCTCAGCACCGACGACCCGGTGCGGGTGTACCAACGCTTCGCGACCCTCGACGGTATCTCCAATGGGCGAGCCGAATTGGTGCTCGGCCGGGGATCGTTCACTGATTCCTTCCCGCTGTTCGGCTACGACCTGGCCGACTACGACGAACTCTTCAACGAGAAGTTCGATCTGATGGCCAAGCTGTTGCCGGGGGCGCCGGTGACCTGGTCGGGCACGTTGCGCTCGGCATTGGACAACGTCGAGGTTTACCCCAAGACGGCCGAGGGGCTGCGGGCCTGGGTCGGAGTGGGCGGATCGCCCGAATCCGTGGTCCGCAGCGTGCGGTACCGCATACCGATGATCCTGGCGATCATCGGCGGCAATCCGATGCGGTTTGAGCCGTACGTGGACCTCTACCGTCGCGCCCAGCGCGAGCTAGGTGTCACCGAGCCGATGCCGCTGGGCATTCACAGTCCCGGGCATATCGCCGAATCGGATGAGGAGGCGATCGCGCAGTACTGGCCAGGATTCCGCGAGCTGCGCACCACGATCGGACGTGAGCGGGGGTGGCCGGCCCCGCGCTACGAGGATTATCTGGCGGAGGTGAAGGCCGGCTCGTTGTACGTCGGGTCGCCCGACACCGTGGCGGTCAAGATGGCCAAGACCATTCGCGGTCTCGGTGCCGACAGGTTCAGCTTGGTGTATCAGGCCGCACAGCCGGGGTTGGGCATGCAGAACGTGGAGCTCTATGGCACCGAGGTCATCCCGCGCGTCCGGGAGCTGTTGGCCGGGGACGCTGTTGGTGCCGCCTAG
- a CDS encoding D-alanyl-D-alanine carboxypeptidase family protein — MSDPMSTLRIRALAVLSVLFLSTLPVGVARADMAAPPPEGPAQAWLVADLDSGQILAARDPYATHAPASTIKVLLALVALDEVPMDATVVADAADAKAECNCVGIKAGQTYTARELLDAALLESGNDAANTLAHLLGGRQATVDKMNAKAAALGATSTHTDSPSGLDAPGMDMRTSPHDLAVIFRAALANPVFAEITAQPSAPFPGRGLHNQNELMYRYPGVIGGKTGFTDIARKTYVVAAERDGKRLVVSMMYGLVHEGGPTYWDQAASLFDWGFVNDGSSSVGSL; from the coding sequence GTGTCGGATCCGATGTCCACTCTGCGAATCCGTGCCCTGGCGGTGCTCAGCGTCCTGTTCTTGTCCACACTCCCTGTCGGCGTCGCCCGTGCGGACATGGCTGCCCCGCCGCCCGAGGGACCCGCGCAGGCCTGGTTGGTGGCAGATCTGGACTCGGGCCAGATCCTGGCCGCCCGCGACCCCTACGCGACCCACGCCCCCGCCAGCACCATCAAGGTGCTGCTGGCACTGGTCGCGCTCGATGAGGTGCCGATGGACGCCACGGTGGTGGCCGACGCCGCGGACGCGAAGGCCGAATGTAACTGTGTAGGCATCAAGGCGGGACAGACCTACACCGCGCGGGAGCTGCTGGACGCCGCGCTGTTGGAGTCCGGCAACGACGCGGCCAACACCCTGGCCCATCTGCTCGGCGGGCGGCAAGCCACCGTCGACAAGATGAACGCCAAGGCCGCTGCCTTGGGCGCCACCTCCACGCACACCGATTCGCCGTCCGGCCTGGACGCACCCGGCATGGACATGCGCACCAGCCCTCACGACTTGGCGGTCATCTTCCGGGCCGCGCTGGCCAATCCGGTGTTCGCCGAGATCACCGCCCAGCCGAGCGCGCCGTTCCCCGGGCGCGGATTGCACAATCAGAATGAGCTGATGTACCGCTATCCCGGCGTGATCGGCGGCAAGACGGGCTTCACCGATATCGCCCGCAAGACATATGTCGTGGCCGCCGAGCGCGACGGCAAGCGCCTGGTGGTGTCGATGATGTACGGCCTGGTACATGAGGGGGGCCCGACGTACTGGGATCAGGCCGCCAGCCTGTTCGACTGGGGCTTTGTCAATGACGGTTCGAGCAGTGTCGGTTCGCTCTAG
- a CDS encoding amidohydrolase family protein, with protein MRAHLRGRTLPSEEPIDLWVHDGVISIEPIADADTVFDGGWLLPGLVDAHCHVGIGPQGPTSLEEAVAQAEAEREVGALLLRDAGSPVDTRGFDEREDLPRIIRAGRHLAKPKRYIPGLPLDIEDDAQLPEAVALQARWGDGWVKLVGDWIDRAVGDLAPLWSDKILKQAIDAAHANGARVTAHVFGEDALPGLIHAGIDCIEHGTGLTDDTIALMVEHGTALVPTVINIENFPGIADKAGKYPKYAQHMRDLYAGLHTTFGNAYDAGIPIYAGTDAGGSIAHGRISDEVAALTRIGMSPTDALGAASWRARSWLGRPGLEHGAPADLLGYRADPRTGPGVLASPDLVMLRGQIR; from the coding sequence ATGCGCGCGCACCTGCGTGGACGTACTCTCCCGTCCGAGGAGCCAATCGATCTGTGGGTGCACGACGGCGTCATCAGCATCGAGCCGATTGCGGACGCCGACACCGTCTTTGACGGCGGCTGGTTGTTGCCCGGACTTGTCGATGCCCACTGCCACGTGGGAATCGGTCCGCAGGGGCCGACCTCGCTCGAAGAGGCGGTCGCGCAAGCCGAAGCCGAGCGTGAGGTGGGTGCCCTGCTTCTGCGCGACGCCGGATCACCGGTGGATACCCGTGGTTTCGACGAGCGAGAAGACCTGCCGCGGATCATCCGGGCGGGCAGGCACCTGGCCAAGCCCAAGCGTTACATCCCAGGGCTGCCCCTCGATATCGAGGACGACGCGCAACTTCCGGAAGCTGTTGCGCTCCAGGCGCGTTGGGGTGACGGTTGGGTGAAACTGGTGGGGGACTGGATCGATCGCGCCGTCGGTGATCTAGCGCCGCTATGGTCGGACAAGATCCTCAAACAGGCCATCGATGCCGCGCACGCCAATGGTGCACGTGTCACCGCGCATGTCTTCGGCGAGGACGCGCTGCCTGGCCTCATTCACGCCGGCATCGATTGCATCGAGCACGGCACCGGTCTCACCGACGACACCATCGCCCTGATGGTCGAACATGGCACCGCGCTCGTCCCGACCGTCATCAATATCGAGAACTTCCCCGGTATTGCGGACAAGGCCGGTAAATACCCGAAGTACGCGCAACACATGCGCGATCTGTATGCGGGTCTGCACACGACCTTCGGAAACGCGTACGACGCGGGTATCCCGATCTACGCCGGTACCGATGCCGGCGGCTCGATCGCGCACGGACGCATCTCCGATGAGGTTGCCGCACTCACCAGGATTGGCATGAGTCCCACCGATGCGCTGGGTGCGGCCTCGTGGCGGGCGCGGAGCTGGCTGGGCCGACCGGGCCTGGAGCATGGGGCACCGGCCGATCTCCTCGGATACCGCGCGGACCCCCGGACCGGTCCGGGGGTGCTGGCGAGTCCAGACCTCGTCATGCTGCGCGGGCAGATTCGATAA
- the ffh gene encoding signal recognition particle protein, whose protein sequence is MFESLSDRLTDALAGLRGKGRLSDADIDATCRTIRLALLEADVALPVVRTFITRIKERAKGAEVSGALNPAQQVVKIVNEELIGILGGETRQLAFAKTPPTVVMLAGLQGAGKTTLAGKLAKWLKGQGHTPLLVACDLQRPGAVNQLQVVGERAGVSVYAPHPGTADGGLEVGSLVGDPVAVARDGLAHAKAQHFDVVLVDTAGRLGIDAELMDQAARIRDAVDPDEVLFVLDAMIGQDAVSTAEAFREGVGFTGVVLTKLDGDARGGAALSVREITGTPILFASTGEKLEDFDVFHPDRMASRILGMGDLLSLIEQAEQHFDAEQSLAAAEKITSGELTLEDFLEQMLAIRKMGPIGNLLGMLPGAGQMKDALAAVDDKQLDRVQAIIRGMTPAERADPKIINASRRLRIANGSGVAVSEVNQLVDRFFEARKMMSSMAGRMGMGAINRKSNRKGGKNNKKGKKGSRGPTAPKLKGGFPGMAGLPGGMPAGFPDLSGMPEGLGELPPGLADIDISKLKFPKN, encoded by the coding sequence GTGTTTGAATCGCTGTCTGACCGGTTGACCGACGCCCTTGCCGGCCTACGGGGCAAGGGACGTCTGTCCGACGCCGATATCGACGCGACCTGCCGGACCATCCGGCTGGCGCTGCTCGAAGCCGATGTGGCCCTGCCCGTCGTCCGTACCTTCATCACCCGCATCAAGGAGCGCGCCAAGGGCGCCGAGGTGTCCGGTGCACTGAACCCGGCGCAGCAGGTCGTCAAGATCGTCAACGAGGAGCTGATCGGCATCCTCGGTGGGGAGACCCGCCAGCTGGCCTTTGCCAAGACTCCGCCGACCGTTGTCATGCTCGCGGGTCTGCAGGGTGCCGGTAAGACGACACTTGCCGGAAAGCTCGCGAAATGGCTTAAGGGACAAGGGCATACCCCACTTCTGGTGGCCTGCGACCTGCAGCGTCCCGGTGCCGTCAACCAGCTGCAGGTGGTCGGTGAGCGCGCCGGCGTGTCGGTCTACGCCCCTCACCCCGGTACCGCGGACGGAGGCCTGGAGGTCGGCTCGCTGGTCGGCGATCCGGTCGCGGTGGCTCGCGATGGCCTGGCACATGCCAAGGCCCAGCACTTCGACGTGGTGCTCGTCGACACCGCCGGCCGTCTCGGCATCGACGCCGAACTAATGGACCAGGCGGCCCGCATTCGCGATGCTGTCGACCCCGACGAGGTGCTGTTCGTCCTCGACGCCATGATCGGCCAGGACGCGGTGAGCACCGCCGAGGCCTTCCGTGAAGGCGTCGGGTTCACCGGCGTGGTGCTGACCAAGCTCGACGGCGACGCCCGTGGTGGTGCCGCGCTCTCCGTACGCGAGATCACCGGGACGCCGATCCTGTTCGCGTCGACCGGGGAAAAGCTGGAGGACTTCGACGTCTTCCACCCCGATCGGATGGCCAGCCGCATTCTGGGCATGGGTGACCTGCTGTCCCTGATCGAGCAGGCCGAACAACACTTCGATGCCGAGCAATCCCTGGCAGCCGCCGAGAAGATCACCTCGGGGGAACTTACGCTCGAGGACTTCCTGGAGCAGATGCTGGCGATCCGCAAGATGGGTCCTATCGGCAACCTGCTGGGCATGCTGCCCGGCGCCGGCCAGATGAAGGATGCGTTGGCCGCCGTCGACGATAAGCAACTCGACCGGGTGCAGGCCATCATCCGCGGTATGACACCCGCCGAACGGGCCGATCCGAAGATCATCAACGCCTCCCGCCGGCTGCGTATCGCCAACGGCTCCGGGGTCGCGGTATCCGAGGTCAACCAGCTGGTGGACCGCTTCTTCGAGGCGCGCAAGATGATGTCGTCCATGGCGGGCCGCATGGGCATGGGCGCCATCAATCGCAAGAGCAACCGCAAGGGCGGCAAGAACAACAAGAAGGGCAAGAAGGGCTCACGGGGCCCCACTGCGCCGAAGCTGAAGGGTGGCTTCCCCGGTATGGCTGGGCTTCCCGGCGGAATGCCGGCCGGATTCCCCGACCTGTCCGGCATGCCCGAAGGTCTGGGCGAACTGCCCCCGGGTCTGGCCGATATCGACATCTCGAAGCTCAAGTTCCCCAAGAACTGA
- a CDS encoding [protein-PII] uridylyltransferase has translation MGAATDLVAARAQLLGDSGRLNAAAIREAMTDLNELWLTTKAAEVGITDSSGFAIVALGGLGRREMLPYSDLDLVLLHDENIAPETLSEVADGLWYPLWDANIRLDHSVRTVADTLHVAGQEMSAALALLDARHIAGDAQLSSLMIGGVRQQWRSQIRTRLDELVEYTQARWRRSGEIAHRAEPDLKSGRGGLRDVQLLRALAIAQLTDSGLAKSFDGAHSVILDVRTELHRVAGRERDQLLAQFADEIGAALRIGDRFDLARMLSDAARTISYSVDVGLRAAANSIPRRGISALRRTVRRPIDEGVVEHAGEVVLARDARPERDPSLILRVAAASATTGLPIAASTLARLAESAPELRTPWPREALKDLLVLLESGRPALATIEALDRTGLWGRLFPEWGPVRDLPPRDIVHIWTVDRHLVETVVQASAFTTRVSRPDLLVLGALVHDIGKGRGGDHSVVGADLAVQIGTRLGLWPSDVELLSKIVRYHLLLPNTATRRDLADPETIDGVVNTLGGDLLLLELLQQLAEADSLATGPGVWGDWKASLIGELVRKCRLVMRGEQLPEPDPIDPELLSLAADGGVQVRLVPAGSPHMYIVSLIAPDQRGLLSKAAGVLSLNSLRVFSASVASHAGSAINTFEVSPRFGSPPAAGLLRQQLISAIDGDTDIIAALDERERESAQFATGVVGDAAPAVPTNYAPAPPRIRWFEPAGNADQQIVEIRTSDAPGLLARITATLERHGVDIAWAKVNTLGSSVVDTFCLSTGPEQAVLEAAIASVLPAVAPQPKKAAAS, from the coding sequence ATGGGCGCCGCAACGGACCTCGTGGCCGCCAGGGCGCAGCTGCTCGGCGATAGCGGTCGGCTGAATGCCGCTGCTATCAGGGAGGCGATGACCGACCTCAATGAGCTGTGGCTGACGACAAAGGCCGCCGAGGTCGGCATCACCGACTCCAGTGGATTCGCCATCGTGGCACTCGGTGGATTGGGTCGCCGCGAAATGCTGCCGTACTCAGACCTGGATCTGGTGCTGTTGCACGACGAGAACATTGCGCCGGAAACTCTCAGCGAGGTGGCCGACGGCCTGTGGTACCCATTGTGGGACGCCAATATTCGGCTGGATCACAGTGTCCGCACGGTTGCCGACACCTTGCATGTGGCCGGGCAGGAGATGTCGGCGGCCCTGGCTCTCCTCGACGCCAGGCATATCGCCGGTGATGCGCAGCTGTCCAGCCTGATGATCGGCGGCGTGCGCCAGCAGTGGCGTTCGCAGATCCGGACGCGACTGGACGAACTGGTTGAGTACACCCAGGCCAGATGGCGGCGCAGTGGCGAGATCGCCCACCGCGCCGAACCCGACCTGAAGTCGGGCCGCGGGGGCTTGCGTGATGTTCAGTTGTTGCGCGCGTTGGCCATTGCCCAGCTCACCGACAGCGGGCTGGCCAAGTCCTTCGACGGTGCGCATTCGGTGATTCTGGATGTGCGCACCGAATTACATCGTGTCGCCGGGCGGGAACGCGACCAGCTGCTGGCTCAGTTCGCCGACGAGATCGGTGCGGCATTGCGCATCGGTGATCGCTTCGATCTGGCCCGGATGCTCTCCGATGCCGCTCGTACCATCAGCTATTCGGTGGATGTGGGTTTGCGCGCGGCCGCCAATTCCATTCCGCGGCGCGGTATCTCGGCGCTGCGGCGTACGGTTCGGCGTCCGATCGACGAAGGGGTGGTGGAGCATGCCGGCGAGGTGGTGCTGGCCCGCGACGCCCGCCCTGAGCGTGACCCATCGCTGATCTTGCGGGTGGCGGCGGCGTCGGCGACCACCGGTCTGCCGATTGCGGCGTCCACCCTGGCACGTTTGGCCGAGTCGGCGCCCGAACTACGCACGCCGTGGCCCCGTGAGGCTCTCAAGGATCTGCTGGTGCTGCTGGAGTCCGGGCGTCCCGCGTTGGCCACCATCGAGGCTTTGGATCGAACCGGGCTGTGGGGCAGGCTGTTTCCTGAATGGGGACCGGTGCGCGACCTGCCCCCGCGCGACATCGTCCACATCTGGACCGTCGACAGGCATCTCGTCGAGACGGTGGTGCAGGCCAGCGCCTTCACCACCAGAGTCTCCCGGCCCGACCTGTTGGTTCTCGGCGCGTTGGTCCATGACATCGGCAAGGGCCGTGGCGGTGACCACAGTGTCGTCGGCGCGGATCTGGCCGTGCAGATCGGCACCAGGCTGGGGCTGTGGCCCTCAGACGTCGAGCTGCTTTCCAAGATCGTGCGGTACCACCTGCTGCTGCCCAACACCGCGACGCGGCGCGACTTGGCTGACCCGGAAACCATTGATGGCGTGGTCAATACACTCGGCGGTGACCTGCTGCTTCTGGAGCTGCTGCAGCAGCTTGCCGAGGCCGATTCGCTGGCGACCGGCCCCGGAGTGTGGGGCGACTGGAAGGCCTCGCTGATCGGAGAGTTGGTGCGCAAATGCCGGCTCGTGATGCGTGGAGAGCAGCTGCCCGAACCAGATCCCATTGACCCGGAGCTGCTTTCATTGGCCGCCGACGGGGGAGTGCAGGTGCGGCTGGTGCCGGCCGGTTCGCCGCACATGTACATCGTGAGCCTGATCGCGCCCGATCAGCGCGGCCTGCTCTCCAAAGCTGCCGGGGTGTTGTCGCTGAACTCGCTGCGGGTGTTTTCCGCCTCGGTGGCCAGCCATGCCGGGTCGGCCATCAACACCTTCGAGGTGTCGCCACGGTTTGGTTCGCCTCCGGCGGCCGGGCTGTTGCGCCAGCAACTCATCTCGGCCATCGATGGCGATACCGACATCATCGCGGCCCTCGATGAGCGCGAACGCGAGTCCGCGCAGTTCGCCACCGGCGTCGTCGGGGACGCCGCGCCGGCGGTGCCCACAAACTACGCGCCCGCCCCACCCCGCATCCGGTGGTTCGAGCCTGCCGGCAACGCCGACCAGCAGATCGTGGAGATCCGCACGTCCGATGCGCCGGGTCTGCTGGCGCGCATCACCGCGACACTGGAGCGTCACGGCGTGGACATCGCGTGGGCCAAGGTCAACACCCTCGGCTCTTCGGTCGTCGACACGTTCTGCCTGAGCACCGGACCCGAGCAGGCGGTATTGGAAGCGGCGATCGCCTCGGTGCTGCCGGCGGTCGCGCCGCAGCCGAAGAAGGCGGCCGCCTCCTAG
- a CDS encoding P-II family nitrogen regulator, translating into MKLVTAIVKPFTLEDVKTGLEQAGILGMTVSEVQGYGRQKGHTEVYRGAEYSVDFVPKVRVEVVVDDSAVDKVVEVIVTAARTGKIGDGKVWVSPVDSVVRVRTGERGADAL; encoded by the coding sequence ATGAAGCTGGTCACCGCGATCGTCAAACCGTTCACACTCGAAGATGTCAAGACCGGCCTGGAGCAGGCAGGCATCCTCGGCATGACGGTGAGCGAGGTGCAGGGCTACGGCCGGCAGAAGGGCCACACCGAGGTGTACCGCGGCGCCGAATACTCGGTGGACTTCGTGCCGAAAGTTCGTGTCGAGGTAGTGGTGGACGATAGCGCCGTCGACAAGGTGGTGGAGGTCATCGTGACCGCCGCACGCACCGGCAAGATCGGCGACGGCAAGGTGTGGGTGAGCCCGGTGGACTCGGTGGTGCGGGTGCGCACCGGCGAGCGGGGCGCCGATGCCCTCTAA
- a CDS encoding ammonium transporter: protein MGVPNTGDTAWMLASAALVLLMTPGLAFFYGGMVRAKNVLNMIMMSISAMGLVTVLWVLYGYSMAFGNDVSGLFGNPAQFLGLKGLIGGNAAEAVVADPANGVEAAEVVNIPLVGTLPATVFVAFQLMFAIITVALISGAVADRLKFGSWLLFAGLWVTVVYFPVAHWVFAFDGAAAEKGGWIANQLKAIDFAGGTAVHINAGTAGLVLALILGKRKGWPGTPMRPHNLPFVMLGAGLLWFGWYGFNAGSATSANGLAGSTFVTTTVATAAAMLGWLLTERIRDGHATSLGAASGIVAGLVAITPSCSSVNVLGALAIGAIAGILCALAVGLKYRLGFDDSLDVVGVHLVGGIVGTLLIGLFAAPETGAAVAGLFYGGGLEQLWRQAVGAGAVLLYSAIGTAIVAFIVKYTIGLRISDEGEAAGADESQHAEGAYDFVALGSGSVIGRHVSSGSSD from the coding sequence ATGGGTGTCCCGAATACCGGGGATACCGCGTGGATGCTGGCCAGCGCCGCGCTGGTGTTATTGATGACACCCGGTCTGGCCTTCTTCTACGGCGGCATGGTCCGCGCGAAGAACGTGCTCAACATGATCATGATGAGTATCAGCGCCATGGGCCTGGTGACGGTGCTGTGGGTGCTGTACGGGTACTCGATGGCCTTCGGGAACGACGTCTCGGGCCTGTTCGGCAACCCGGCGCAGTTCCTCGGACTCAAGGGACTCATCGGTGGCAACGCCGCCGAGGCTGTGGTGGCCGACCCGGCCAACGGCGTCGAGGCCGCCGAGGTGGTCAACATCCCCTTGGTCGGGACTCTCCCGGCCACGGTGTTCGTGGCGTTTCAGCTCATGTTCGCGATCATCACCGTCGCCCTCATCTCCGGTGCGGTCGCCGACCGCCTGAAGTTTGGATCGTGGCTGCTGTTCGCGGGCTTGTGGGTCACCGTCGTCTACTTCCCGGTGGCGCACTGGGTGTTCGCCTTCGATGGTGCCGCTGCGGAGAAGGGCGGCTGGATTGCCAACCAGCTCAAGGCAATCGACTTCGCCGGTGGTACCGCGGTGCATATCAATGCCGGTACCGCGGGTCTGGTGTTGGCCTTGATCCTCGGCAAGCGCAAGGGCTGGCCGGGCACGCCGATGCGGCCCCACAACCTGCCGTTCGTCATGCTCGGTGCGGGGCTGCTGTGGTTCGGCTGGTACGGGTTCAACGCCGGATCGGCCACCAGCGCCAACGGATTGGCCGGTTCGACCTTTGTGACCACCACCGTGGCCACCGCCGCCGCCATGCTCGGCTGGCTGCTCACCGAGCGGATTCGCGACGGGCACGCCACCTCGCTGGGTGCGGCATCGGGAATCGTCGCTGGTTTGGTGGCCATCACGCCGTCCTGTTCGTCGGTGAATGTGCTTGGCGCCCTTGCCATTGGTGCCATCGCTGGCATCCTGTGCGCATTGGCGGTGGGCCTGAAATACCGGTTGGGCTTCGACGACTCCCTGGACGTGGTCGGTGTGCACCTGGTGGGCGGAATTGTCGGCACATTGCTCATCGGTTTGTTCGCCGCGCCCGAGACCGGAGCGGCAGTGGCGGGCCTTTTCTACGGCGGCGGTCTAGAACAGTTGTGGCGTCAAGCGGTTGGTGCCGGGGCGGTTCTGCTCTACTCGGCGATAGGCACCGCTATCGTTGCTTTCATCGTGAAGTACACCATTGGCCTGCGCATCAGCGACGAGGGAGAGGCGGCTGGCGCCGACGAATCCCAACACGCTGAGGGTGCATACGACTTTGTCGCACTGGGAAGTGGTTCGGTCATCGGCCGCCACGTCAGCTCGGGCAGCTCGGACTAG
- the ftsY gene encoding signal recognition particle-docking protein FtsY, with translation MWRFLRSCNNALVPLEVWIAIAIVAVVVVAALVFGLVRYRSRRISLTRSDKNTGITEGATPTDRSGGYTAGSTITFSEGGAQAAPLPTVGDDAEIPRDAPRRTISNVQLPEPAAEPEPVEVSEPAETAEAAEAAVPGETVAEAAPEPEPEPEPAPKPEPVLDDIAPVAGRLDRLRGRLASSQNAVGRGLLGLLGAGDLDEESWEEVEDTLLIADLGTAVTASIVDRLRSEMAARSVRTEAQARALLREVLIDELQPELDRSIKALPHNDKPSVLLIVGVNGTGKTTTVGKLARVLVADGRRVVLGAADTFRAAAADQLQAWGQRVGAQVVRGAEGADPASVAFDAVDAGIREGADVVVVDTAGRLHTKTGLMDELGKIKRVVERRADVDEVLLVLDSTIGQNGLAQARVFADVVDITGVALTKLDGTAKGGIVFHVQRELGVPVKLVGLGEGPDDLAPFEPPAFVDALLG, from the coding sequence ATGTGGCGCTTCTTGCGTTCCTGTAACAATGCCCTGGTGCCTCTTGAAGTGTGGATCGCCATTGCGATCGTTGCCGTCGTGGTTGTTGCCGCATTGGTCTTCGGACTGGTGCGTTACCGCTCCCGTCGTATCAGCCTGACACGTTCGGACAAAAACACGGGGATCACCGAGGGCGCCACACCGACCGACCGATCCGGCGGATACACCGCCGGTTCCACCATCACCTTCAGCGAGGGAGGCGCGCAAGCGGCCCCGTTGCCCACCGTGGGTGATGACGCCGAAATTCCGCGCGACGCGCCGCGGCGCACCATCTCGAACGTCCAGCTGCCCGAGCCCGCTGCGGAACCGGAGCCCGTTGAGGTCTCGGAGCCGGCTGAGACGGCGGAGGCGGCGGAGGCGGCCGTGCCCGGTGAGACTGTGGCCGAGGCCGCGCCGGAGCCTGAACCCGAACCCGAGCCGGCCCCGAAGCCTGAGCCCGTACTCGATGACATCGCGCCGGTTGCCGGACGGCTCGACCGGTTGCGGGGACGTCTGGCCAGTTCTCAGAACGCGGTGGGTCGGGGTCTGCTCGGGCTGCTGGGCGCCGGCGACCTGGACGAGGAATCGTGGGAAGAGGTCGAGGACACCCTGTTGATCGCCGACCTCGGCACCGCGGTTACCGCCTCGATCGTGGACAGGCTGCGCAGTGAGATGGCAGCGCGCAGCGTGCGCACCGAGGCGCAGGCCCGGGCGCTGCTGCGCGAGGTACTGATCGACGAATTGCAGCCCGAGCTTGACCGATCGATCAAGGCGCTGCCGCACAACGACAAACCGTCGGTGCTGCTCATCGTCGGTGTGAACGGCACCGGCAAGACCACCACGGTCGGCAAGCTGGCGCGTGTGCTTGTCGCCGACGGGCGCCGGGTGGTACTGGGCGCGGCGGACACGTTCCGTGCCGCCGCCGCCGATCAGCTCCAGGCCTGGGGGCAGCGCGTCGGTGCGCAGGTGGTTCGGGGCGCCGAGGGTGCCGACCCCGCCTCGGTCGCCTTCGACGCCGTCGATGCCGGTATCCGGGAGGGCGCCGACGTGGTGGTCGTCGACACCGCCGGTCGATTGCACACCAAGACCGGCCTCATGGACGAGCTCGGCAAGATCAAGCGCGTCGTGGAACGCCGCGCAGATGTCGACGAGGTGCTGCTGGTATTGGACTCGACCATCGGACAGAACGGGTTGGCGCAGGCTCGGGTGTTCGCTGACGTGGTAGACATCACCGGGGTGGCACTTACCAAACTTGATGGAACAGCCAAGGGCGGCATTGTCTTTCACGTGCAGCGCGAACTCGGCGTGCCGGTGAAGCTGGTTGGCTTGGGGGAGGGGCCGGACGATTTGGCCCCGTTCGAGCCGCCCGCCTTCGTCGACGCTCTACTGGGCTAG